The following are encoded in a window of Saccharothrix longispora genomic DNA:
- a CDS encoding YrhB domain-containing protein, with protein sequence MTQARDTADQWLDRVYGGTVKSSRHPLLETSRVAVFGCRFRESRDPLLAATIAVPTTGEAPYPLPNDRPFDDLGLDEDAADRHAADRHAPAEADWTRRVNARNCVIALDAAVDHAPASALPWHPADERPGWWERLHTAHFPQAQVATCATWPEVIEAVRAGGPDTRGVIWVRRELAGVEATGHLLYAHNDNGEVAVLDPLRGTLADLETATVAGLVLARFHRPRPVLPEWDFADAVRAAERHLAGVYGDEVVLVDPSPQDELSRGWLFACTTRAFRSSGDPRDQMLDAALVVPKDPARTPFALPNADPWTWLSRWDAGETALPAPPAPGPAAWFTPTLARLGEVTDITTHTRWDDVLTDLTTRAIGTAAVIWIRRHDPRGRETVGHLLNARRAKGGLQLADATTTAPFTPPDDDTTTLHVVHYR encoded by the coding sequence GTGACGCAAGCACGGGACACTGCCGACCAGTGGCTCGACCGGGTCTACGGCGGCACGGTGAAGTCCAGCAGGCACCCCCTGCTGGAGACGTCACGGGTCGCGGTGTTCGGCTGCCGCTTCCGCGAGAGCCGGGACCCGCTGCTGGCCGCCACGATCGCCGTGCCGACGACCGGCGAGGCCCCCTACCCGCTGCCCAACGACCGCCCCTTCGACGACCTGGGCCTGGACGAGGACGCGGCGGACCGGCACGCGGCGGACCGGCACGCGCCGGCCGAGGCCGACTGGACCAGGCGCGTCAACGCGCGCAACTGCGTCATCGCCCTGGACGCCGCCGTCGACCACGCCCCCGCCTCCGCACTGCCCTGGCACCCCGCCGACGAACGACCCGGCTGGTGGGAACGGCTGCACACCGCGCACTTCCCGCAGGCGCAGGTCGCGACCTGCGCGACCTGGCCCGAGGTGATCGAGGCGGTGCGCGCCGGCGGACCCGACACCAGGGGCGTGATCTGGGTGCGACGGGAACTGGCCGGCGTGGAGGCCACCGGCCACCTGCTCTACGCCCACAACGACAACGGCGAGGTCGCCGTGCTGGACCCCCTGCGCGGCACCCTCGCCGACCTGGAGACCGCCACCGTCGCCGGCCTCGTCCTGGCCCGCTTCCACCGACCCCGACCGGTCCTGCCCGAATGGGACTTCGCCGACGCCGTCCGCGCGGCCGAGCGGCACCTGGCGGGGGTCTACGGCGACGAGGTGGTCCTGGTGGACCCGTCCCCGCAGGACGAGCTGTCCAGGGGCTGGCTGTTCGCCTGCACCACCCGCGCCTTCCGCTCCTCGGGCGACCCCCGCGACCAGATGCTCGACGCGGCCCTGGTCGTGCCCAAGGACCCCGCCCGCACCCCCTTCGCCCTGCCCAACGCCGACCCGTGGACGTGGCTGTCCCGCTGGGACGCCGGCGAGACGGCCCTGCCCGCACCCCCCGCCCCCGGCCCCGCCGCCTGGTTCACCCCCACCCTCGCCCGCCTGGGCGAGGTCACCGACATCACCACCCACACCCGGTGGGATGACGTACTGACCGACCTCACCACCCGCGCGATCGGCACCGCCGCCGTGATCTGGATCCGCCGCCACGACCCCCGCGGCCGCGAAACCGTCGGCCACCTGCTCAACGCCCGCCGCGCCAAAGGCGGCCTCCAACTCGCCGACGCCACCACCACCGCCCCCTTCACGCCACCCGACGACGACACCACCACCCTGCACGTCGTCCACTACCGGTGA
- a CDS encoding NAD-dependent epimerase/dehydratase family protein, with amino-acid sequence MDIVVITGSAGLVGTEAVRMFAPRFDLVVGLDNGMRRTLFGPDGDVSGNASEMSVIPNYRHHTVDIRDAAAVDSVLRLYGSDVKLIVHTAGQPSHDWATERTLDDFAINAVGTMNMLEAARRHCFDATFVYTSTNKVYGDIPNSLPLVELDTRWDFHPDHPYRRHGIDESMPLDVTNRTFFGVSKLSADLAAQEYGRHLGMKVGVFRCSCITGARHAGVELHGFLSHLVRRAVAGGEYKIFGHGGKQVRDNIDARDLVEMFWQFHLDPRPGAVYHAGGGQERSCSVLEAVAKCEQLVGRPIPVRYLPEARFADVKCWITDTRRFRQDYPGWQPRFGLDDMLESMHAHWSSVDALREEKVLTHG; translated from the coding sequence GTGGACATCGTGGTGATCACCGGTTCGGCCGGATTGGTCGGAACCGAGGCGGTGCGCATGTTCGCGCCCCGGTTCGACCTGGTCGTCGGCCTGGACAACGGGATGCGGCGGACGTTGTTCGGCCCGGACGGCGACGTGAGCGGGAACGCGAGCGAGATGTCCGTCATCCCCAACTACCGCCACCACACGGTGGACATCCGCGACGCCGCGGCGGTCGACTCGGTGCTCCGGCTCTACGGCTCGGACGTGAAGCTCATCGTGCACACCGCGGGGCAGCCCAGCCACGACTGGGCCACCGAGCGGACCCTGGACGACTTCGCGATCAACGCCGTCGGCACGATGAACATGCTGGAGGCGGCGCGTCGGCACTGCTTCGACGCCACCTTCGTCTACACCTCGACGAACAAGGTCTACGGCGACATCCCGAACTCGCTGCCCCTGGTCGAGCTGGACACGCGGTGGGACTTCCACCCCGACCACCCGTACCGCCGGCACGGGATCGACGAGTCGATGCCTCTCGACGTCACCAACCGCACCTTCTTCGGCGTCTCCAAGCTGTCCGCGGACCTGGCGGCGCAGGAGTACGGCCGGCACCTGGGCATGAAGGTGGGCGTGTTCCGGTGCAGCTGCATCACCGGCGCCCGGCACGCCGGGGTGGAGCTGCACGGCTTCCTGTCCCACCTGGTGCGCAGGGCGGTCGCCGGCGGCGAGTACAAGATCTTCGGCCACGGCGGCAAGCAGGTGCGCGACAACATCGACGCGCGCGACCTCGTCGAGATGTTCTGGCAGTTCCACCTCGACCCCCGCCCCGGCGCGGTCTACCACGCGGGTGGTGGGCAGGAGCGCAGCTGCTCGGTGCTGGAGGCGGTCGCCAAGTGCGAGCAGCTCGTGGGCAGGCCGATCCCGGTGCGCTACCTGCCCGAAGCCCGCTTCGCCGACGTCAAGTGCTGGATCACCGACACCCGGCGGTTCCGGCAGGACTACCCCGGGTGGCAGCCCCGGTTCGGACTGGACGACATGCTCGAATCCATGCACGCCCACTGGTCCTCGGTGGACGCGCTCCGCGAAGAGAAGGTGCTCACCCATGGCTAA
- a CDS encoding BTAD domain-containing putative transcriptional regulator encodes MTPLESLFAELLGPVRAFIGETEVDLGAARRRAVFAVLALRAGQPVPVNELIDAVWGDEPPSNAEASVYTYVSGLRRQLDPQRSARSTSGVLVSTGFGYSLRLTGDSSDVALFEQHRRRAAELDAEGALKELDAALALWRGEALSGVPGPFASAQRARLAELRLLTAERRAELVLELGRHAEAIAELAELADEHPLREGLRALLMTALHRSGRHAEALEVFRDTRRLLVDQLGIEPGAQLLGLHQQLLHELVAPAAPLRSTLPTRKPPAAPTLLDRDRELDVLRRAVADVVATGRGGCLWLEAEPGMGKSALLAALLAEAGRRECPIAWGVGDELSMRFPLRVLLDCLEISTSSTDPRRVEVAEALLHSTNAGAQPEPELDAVDRLVDLVTGLCDRAPLVLAVDDLHWADDVSLLVWHRLTRLARRLPLVLVATSRPVPHRDDLERVRGAVEGAGGDLVLLDPLPDEVLVELVSRRLAAMPTGALRELVEQAGGNPAYALDTVDDLVRRGVVRVQAGVADLDVEGGGEDGSRTPDAAPMRRLDFLSASTVEVLCAGSLFGMEFAIGDVAVVLGRPPSELVAPVQEAMTAGVLVEADAEFAFRQPLVRHALYEGVLPPVRAAMHRQAAEVLAAAGAPAVRVARQLASLPALDAWSAGWVADNVREVMLADQELAARLVGSVSDQPALNDAQRDRLTSWMAWLKFWQGKRPESEARAVLARTRDPHLAAEMRCVLAMLHSGEGRVDMAVETLRVAVEDEATPEPCRTRQESLLADIHRSGRLDLEAAERSAHNAISRAELAADGFAIGHALRVLWQISTVRRDHAEALDRVDLALTMIGDPQDVHELRPVLLENRSSTLQSLDRLEEAGQALRAARARVRKGPSVAYLRAYTAVYQYWTGRWDEALAELDQASEVVNHYGMADHGPALLVPAVVALVQARRGRLDAAREQLERVADHPISLVADKEHADFLYAARALVAECDGADAAAVFAHFEPLLVDFPGLMTPRHPWMPGAVRVAVSSSAYDLAERAYLVSEEEAVRERVPARAFAAEARARGLLRGDVEASRTAVARYRSAGRPVELAEALEDLAVVLAGQGSRDEAAGALREAVSGYAALGAVLDIRRAEARLAACGVR; translated from the coding sequence TTGACTCCTCTCGAATCGCTGTTCGCCGAACTCCTCGGCCCCGTGCGGGCCTTCATCGGTGAGACCGAGGTCGACCTGGGCGCCGCCCGCAGGCGGGCGGTCTTCGCCGTGCTGGCGCTGCGAGCCGGCCAGCCGGTCCCCGTGAACGAACTGATCGACGCGGTGTGGGGGGACGAGCCGCCCTCCAACGCCGAGGCCAGCGTCTACACCTACGTCTCCGGGCTGCGCAGGCAGCTGGACCCGCAGCGGTCCGCGCGCTCGACGTCCGGGGTCCTGGTGTCGACGGGCTTCGGCTACTCCCTGCGGTTGACCGGTGACTCCTCGGACGTGGCGCTGTTCGAGCAACACCGCCGCCGCGCCGCCGAGCTGGACGCCGAGGGCGCGTTGAAGGAACTGGACGCGGCCCTGGCGCTGTGGCGGGGCGAGGCGCTGTCGGGGGTGCCCGGTCCGTTCGCCTCGGCGCAACGCGCCCGGCTCGCGGAGCTGCGGCTGCTGACCGCGGAACGGCGCGCGGAGCTGGTCCTGGAGCTGGGACGACACGCCGAGGCCATCGCGGAACTCGCCGAACTGGCCGACGAGCACCCGTTGCGCGAGGGGTTGCGCGCACTGCTGATGACCGCCCTGCACCGATCGGGCAGGCACGCCGAAGCGCTGGAGGTCTTCCGCGACACCCGACGGCTGCTGGTCGACCAGCTCGGCATCGAGCCGGGGGCGCAGCTGCTCGGGCTGCACCAGCAGTTGCTGCACGAGCTGGTCGCCCCGGCCGCTCCCCTGCGCTCCACCCTGCCGACCCGCAAGCCGCCGGCGGCCCCGACCCTCCTGGACCGCGACCGGGAACTGGACGTGCTGCGCCGGGCGGTGGCCGACGTGGTCGCCACCGGGCGCGGCGGCTGCCTGTGGCTGGAAGCCGAGCCCGGGATGGGCAAGTCGGCGCTGCTGGCCGCGCTGCTGGCGGAAGCCGGGCGGCGGGAGTGCCCGATCGCGTGGGGCGTGGGCGACGAGCTGAGCATGAGGTTCCCCCTGCGGGTGCTGCTGGACTGCCTGGAGATCAGCACCTCCTCGACAGATCCGCGCCGCGTCGAGGTGGCCGAGGCGCTGCTGCACTCGACCAACGCCGGCGCGCAGCCGGAGCCGGAGCTGGACGCGGTGGACCGGTTGGTCGACCTGGTCACCGGGTTGTGCGACCGGGCGCCGCTGGTGCTGGCCGTGGACGACCTGCACTGGGCCGACGACGTCAGCCTCCTGGTCTGGCACCGGCTGACCAGGCTGGCGCGGCGGTTGCCGCTGGTGCTGGTCGCGACCTCCCGCCCGGTGCCGCACCGCGACGACCTGGAGCGGGTGCGCGGCGCCGTGGAGGGCGCGGGCGGCGACCTGGTCCTGCTCGACCCGCTGCCGGACGAGGTGCTGGTGGAGCTGGTCTCCCGGCGCCTGGCCGCGATGCCCACCGGCGCCCTGCGGGAACTGGTGGAGCAGGCGGGCGGCAACCCGGCGTACGCGCTGGACACCGTGGACGACCTGGTGCGCCGCGGTGTGGTGCGGGTCCAGGCCGGCGTGGCGGACCTGGACGTCGAGGGCGGGGGTGAGGACGGGTCCCGGACGCCGGACGCCGCGCCGATGCGCCGGCTGGACTTCCTGTCGGCCTCGACCGTCGAGGTGCTGTGCGCCGGTTCCCTGTTCGGCATGGAGTTCGCCATCGGCGACGTGGCGGTCGTGCTGGGTCGTCCCCCGTCCGAACTGGTGGCGCCCGTGCAGGAGGCGATGACCGCCGGGGTGCTGGTCGAGGCGGACGCCGAGTTCGCGTTCCGCCAACCGCTGGTCCGGCACGCGTTGTACGAAGGGGTGCTCCCCCCGGTGCGCGCCGCGATGCACCGGCAGGCCGCCGAAGTGCTGGCCGCCGCGGGCGCGCCCGCGGTTCGGGTGGCCCGACAACTGGCCTCGCTGCCGGCGTTGGACGCCTGGAGCGCGGGGTGGGTCGCGGACAACGTCCGCGAGGTCATGCTCGCCGACCAGGAGCTGGCGGCCCGCCTCGTGGGGTCGGTCTCCGACCAGCCCGCCTTGAACGACGCGCAGCGCGACCGGTTGACCTCGTGGATGGCGTGGCTGAAGTTCTGGCAGGGCAAGCGGCCGGAGAGCGAGGCGCGGGCGGTGCTGGCGCGCACCCGGGACCCGCACCTGGCCGCCGAGATGCGGTGCGTGCTGGCCATGCTGCACTCCGGTGAGGGGCGCGTGGACATGGCGGTGGAGACACTGCGCGTCGCGGTGGAGGACGAGGCGACGCCGGAACCGTGCCGGACCAGGCAGGAGTCGCTGCTCGCGGACATCCACCGCTCGGGGCGGCTGGACCTGGAGGCGGCCGAGCGGTCCGCGCACAACGCGATCAGCAGGGCGGAGCTGGCGGCCGATGGGTTCGCCATCGGCCACGCGCTGCGCGTGCTGTGGCAGATCAGCACGGTGCGCCGGGACCACGCCGAGGCGCTGGACCGGGTGGACCTGGCGCTGACGATGATCGGCGACCCGCAGGACGTGCACGAACTGCGGCCGGTGCTGCTGGAGAACCGGTCGTCCACGTTGCAGAGCCTGGACCGCCTGGAGGAGGCCGGCCAGGCGCTGCGCGCGGCGCGCGCCCGGGTCCGCAAGGGCCCCAGCGTCGCCTACCTGCGCGCCTACACGGCCGTGTACCAGTACTGGACCGGCCGCTGGGACGAGGCGCTGGCCGAGCTGGACCAGGCGTCGGAGGTGGTCAACCACTACGGGATGGCCGACCACGGTCCCGCCCTGCTGGTGCCCGCGGTCGTGGCGCTCGTCCAGGCGCGGCGGGGTCGGCTCGACGCGGCCCGGGAGCAGCTCGAGCGCGTGGCCGACCACCCGATCTCGCTGGTGGCCGACAAGGAGCACGCCGACTTCCTGTACGCCGCGCGGGCACTGGTCGCCGAGTGCGACGGCGCGGACGCGGCGGCGGTGTTCGCCCACTTCGAACCGCTGCTGGTCGACTTCCCGGGACTGATGACGCCGCGGCACCCGTGGATGCCCGGCGCGGTGCGGGTGGCCGTGTCGTCGTCGGCGTACGACCTCGCCGAACGCGCGTACCTGGTGAGCGAGGAGGAGGCGGTGCGGGAGCGGGTACCGGCCCGGGCGTTCGCCGCCGAGGCCCGTGCCCGGGGGCTGCTGCGGGGCGACGTCGAGGCGTCGCGGACCGCCGTGGCGCGGTACCGCTCGGCCGGTCGGCCGGTGGAACTGGCCGAGGCCCTGGAGGACTTGGCCGTGGTGCTGGCCGGGCAGGGGTCGCGGGACGAGGCCGCGGGCGCCCTGCGGGAGGCGGTGTCGGGGTACGCGGCCCTCGGCGCGGTGCTCGACATCCGACGCGCCGAAGCCCGGTTGGCCGCCTGCGGCGTGCGCTGA
- a CDS encoding helix-turn-helix transcriptional regulator has product MRRVKVVLQAVDPLSLAGLAGHLESSPDVVLLPAEQRHLADVAVVAVDRLTTEVVTGMRRAATEVGTPVVLVATDLDESSLLTAVECRVVAVLLRTAATADRLLHSVLAAAAGEAIMPPNLLGVLLKDVERLQRQLLEQLGTTSGTRLTPREEEVLRMMAEGLDTAEIATKLSYSERTVKNVIYGVTTRFNLRNRPHAVAYAVRCGLI; this is encoded by the coding sequence GTGCGCAGAGTCAAAGTGGTCCTCCAAGCGGTGGACCCGCTGAGCCTGGCCGGCCTGGCCGGCCACCTGGAGTCCAGCCCGGACGTGGTGCTGCTGCCCGCCGAGCAGCGCCACCTCGCCGACGTGGCGGTCGTGGCGGTGGACCGGCTGACCACCGAGGTGGTGACCGGCATGCGCCGGGCGGCCACCGAGGTCGGCACCCCGGTGGTACTGGTGGCCACGGACCTCGACGAGTCGAGCCTGCTGACCGCGGTCGAGTGCCGCGTCGTGGCGGTGCTGCTCAGGACGGCCGCCACCGCCGACCGCCTCCTGCACAGCGTCCTGGCGGCGGCGGCCGGCGAGGCGATCATGCCGCCGAACCTGCTCGGCGTGCTGCTCAAGGACGTGGAGCGGTTGCAGCGCCAGCTGCTGGAGCAGCTCGGCACCACCTCGGGGACGCGCCTGACGCCGCGCGAGGAAGAGGTCCTGCGCATGATGGCCGAGGGCCTGGACACGGCGGAGATCGCGACCAAGCTCTCCTACTCCGAGCGCACCGTCAAGAACGTCATCTACGGCGTCACCACCCGCTTCAACCTGCGCAACCGGCCGCACGCCGTGGCGTACGCGGTCCGCTGCGGCCTGATCTGA
- a CDS encoding CAP domain-containing protein translates to MREPARKALEDRVVSLVNVERSRRGLAVLGADERLRRSARRHSTDMARCRTLAHRLPGEPDPFERMLAEGFEEPGGENVAFGQETAVRVAEAWMRSAPHRANVLHPGFTRIGVGLWVDATGHWWTQNFGYDGDPVDR, encoded by the coding sequence ATGCGAGAGCCGGCCCGCAAGGCGTTGGAGGACCGGGTGGTGTCCCTGGTCAACGTCGAGCGGTCCCGTCGAGGGCTCGCGGTGCTGGGGGCCGACGAACGGCTGCGTCGCTCGGCCAGGCGGCACAGCACCGACATGGCGCGATGTCGGACGCTGGCGCACCGACTGCCGGGTGAGCCGGACCCCTTCGAGCGGATGCTCGCGGAGGGCTTCGAGGAGCCCGGCGGCGAGAACGTCGCCTTCGGGCAGGAGACGGCCGTGCGGGTGGCGGAGGCGTGGATGCGCAGCGCGCCGCACCGCGCCAACGTCCTGCACCCCGGGTTCACCCGGATCGGTGTCGGCTTGTGGGTCGACGCCACCGGGCACTGGTGGACGCAGAACTTCGGCTACGACGGCGATCCGGTCGACCGGTGA
- a CDS encoding sugar phosphate isomerase/epimerase family protein yields the protein MAKYRATLNMEYIKDAAKGFQWGVEKAAELGYRYVEPMVHTGWDLLSEVDFFHSFSMEEDPLLMKEICDRAGVRVSGISGHSPLMKPEAAVPRLTRAIVFADACGAKFVNTDDMIKPDWMDDETAWQMMRYTLTKARFVAERHEVNVCIEPHGTFSCTSEGLLRIADLAPSPWINVNFDTGNFYLAALEDLYEGLDRVKDRVVHMHAKDISEQHSADERGLVTGTPVGCALGEGMVDWERVFEVLEPLDREIFLSVECGRVDEAERSLEFLRKTLGDKLIE from the coding sequence ATGGCTAAGTACCGCGCCACGCTGAACATGGAGTACATCAAGGACGCCGCCAAGGGATTCCAGTGGGGCGTCGAGAAGGCGGCCGAACTGGGCTACCGGTACGTGGAGCCGATGGTCCACACCGGGTGGGACCTGCTCAGCGAGGTCGACTTCTTCCACTCCTTCTCCATGGAGGAGGACCCGCTGCTGATGAAGGAGATCTGCGACCGCGCCGGTGTCCGCGTGTCCGGCATCAGCGGCCACAGCCCCCTGATGAAGCCGGAGGCGGCGGTGCCCAGGCTGACCAGGGCGATCGTGTTCGCCGACGCCTGCGGGGCGAAGTTCGTCAACACCGACGACATGATCAAGCCGGACTGGATGGACGACGAGACCGCCTGGCAGATGATGCGCTACACCCTCACCAAGGCGCGCTTCGTCGCCGAGCGGCACGAGGTGAACGTGTGCATCGAGCCGCACGGCACCTTCAGCTGCACCTCGGAAGGGCTGCTGAGGATCGCCGACCTGGCGCCCTCGCCGTGGATCAACGTCAACTTCGACACGGGCAACTTCTACCTGGCCGCGCTGGAGGACCTCTACGAGGGCCTGGACCGGGTCAAGGACCGCGTGGTCCACATGCACGCCAAGGACATCAGCGAGCAGCACAGCGCCGACGAGCGCGGCCTGGTCACCGGTACCCCGGTGGGCTGTGCGCTCGGCGAGGGCATGGTCGACTGGGAGCGGGTGTTCGAGGTCCTGGAACCCCTCGACCGCGAGATCTTCCTCAGCGTGGAGTGCGGTCGAGTCGACGAGGCCGAGCGCAGCCTCGAGTTCCTGCGCAAGACCCTGGGCGACAAGCTGATCGAGTGA